From a single Aggregatilinea lenta genomic region:
- a CDS encoding substrate-binding domain-containing protein — protein sequence MPSVWRVLRPVLLASLVVSLALPFTSFTVSAQDDEPSQMVIQGSLQLEPLLSAIRDAYVAQNDDADILIDAQGPSLGFEALCAGEADMVMSTEPMTDAQVSACTSSGASFIETVLAYEAIVLVADPAATLTCLDESQVESVFSLGAEPEVLWEDLGSTSLTGPVVFFGPEDDSASALLFASLLPAGDLREGIDTSLDTAGILDAVNTPGEKGLGYLSLADYEAADGAVTPVSISQDGGECVAPALETVEDGSYALAHPVYLTVNAASAERDDVQAFVEFALEDEAGAPAVAAEQGYSVPTKDTYHTGVLNVQTGRTGRTFSRATTPVNVLTTDAGAVSIGGSSLLYPVTNAIVRDFTSQFTAATVDQSPLGNDAGWMALCSGEVDVLQAAAPASDEAFDLCQSNGIDTYAIDLGVEALVIAVAPGNDWAQCMTADEVATLISAGLPESASAAIEPAGTEEPAATESPVATEAAPAATEEAADASADASAGQEVKGTPVTLWSEINPDWPEQPFLLVMPPLSSGETDYLIQALTHDLTFVPRMDALTNADALYRAQGVANTAQDAENASSGVTYLWWSALQGSEADVNLVAIDAGDGCVAPSPETLADGTYALSFPVSYYFSEASFENPMVRALLWHFFDRSSLETLREAPYAMSDYDAMATTQRDAVFNMLAEYEANLAASAEATPAATEAAASAGTEEPAATEAAPVLTEAAPAATEAPAMDATVEATEAMAPAETPAATEIATEAAGS from the coding sequence ATGCCATCGGTGTGGCGCGTCCTCCGGCCAGTGTTATTAGCGAGTCTTGTGGTGTCGCTGGCTCTTCCATTTACCTCGTTTACAGTGTCTGCGCAGGATGACGAGCCGTCCCAGATGGTGATTCAAGGCTCGCTCCAGCTCGAACCACTTCTGTCCGCGATCCGCGACGCCTACGTCGCGCAGAACGACGACGCGGACATTCTCATCGACGCGCAGGGACCGAGCCTGGGCTTTGAGGCGCTGTGCGCCGGAGAAGCCGACATGGTGATGTCCACCGAGCCGATGACGGATGCGCAGGTGTCGGCGTGTACGTCGAGCGGCGCCAGCTTCATCGAGACGGTGCTGGCCTACGAAGCGATCGTGCTGGTGGCCGACCCGGCGGCGACGCTGACCTGCCTGGACGAAAGCCAGGTCGAGTCGGTGTTTTCGCTGGGCGCGGAGCCGGAAGTACTGTGGGAAGACCTCGGCTCGACCTCGCTGACGGGTCCGGTGGTGTTTTTCGGCCCCGAAGACGACAGCGCGAGTGCGCTGCTGTTCGCCTCGCTGCTGCCCGCCGGGGATCTGCGCGAGGGCATCGACACCAGCCTCGACACCGCCGGGATCCTCGACGCGGTGAACACGCCCGGCGAGAAGGGCCTGGGCTACCTGTCGCTGGCCGACTATGAAGCGGCGGACGGCGCGGTGACGCCCGTCTCGATCAGCCAGGACGGCGGCGAGTGTGTCGCCCCGGCACTCGAAACGGTCGAGGACGGCTCCTACGCGCTGGCGCACCCGGTGTACCTCACCGTGAACGCGGCCAGCGCCGAGCGTGACGACGTGCAGGCGTTCGTCGAGTTCGCGCTGGAAGACGAAGCGGGCGCGCCCGCTGTGGCGGCGGAACAGGGTTATTCCGTGCCCACCAAAGACACATATCACACTGGCGTGCTGAACGTCCAGACCGGGCGCACGGGCCGCACTTTCTCCCGCGCAACGACGCCGGTCAACGTGCTGACCACCGACGCGGGCGCCGTCTCGATTGGCGGATCGTCGCTGCTGTACCCGGTGACGAACGCGATCGTGCGGGACTTCACCTCGCAGTTCACCGCCGCCACCGTGGACCAAAGTCCGCTCGGCAACGATGCAGGCTGGATGGCCCTGTGCTCTGGCGAGGTGGACGTGCTCCAGGCGGCTGCTCCGGCGAGCGACGAAGCGTTCGATCTGTGCCAGAGCAACGGGATCGATACCTACGCGATCGACCTCGGCGTGGAAGCGCTCGTGATCGCCGTCGCGCCCGGTAACGACTGGGCGCAGTGTATGACCGCTGACGAAGTCGCCACGCTGATCAGCGCGGGCTTGCCAGAATCGGCCAGCGCCGCTATAGAGCCTGCTGGGACGGAAGAACCCGCCGCGACAGAATCGCCTGTGGCCACCGAGGCCGCGCCTGCCGCGACCGAAGAAGCCGCCGACGCCAGTGCAGATGCCAGCGCCGGGCAGGAAGTGAAGGGCACGCCCGTTACGCTGTGGAGCGAGATCAATCCCGACTGGCCGGAGCAGCCGTTCCTGCTGGTCATGCCGCCGCTCAGCTCCGGCGAGACGGACTACCTGATTCAGGCGCTGACCCACGACCTTACCTTTGTGCCGCGCATGGATGCGCTGACCAACGCCGATGCGCTCTACCGCGCGCAGGGCGTGGCCAACACCGCGCAGGACGCAGAGAACGCCAGCAGCGGCGTCACCTACCTGTGGTGGAGCGCACTGCAAGGCAGCGAGGCGGACGTGAACCTCGTGGCGATTGACGCGGGCGATGGGTGCGTCGCGCCGTCGCCGGAGACTTTGGCGGACGGCACGTACGCGCTGTCCTTCCCGGTCAGCTACTATTTCAGCGAGGCGTCGTTCGAGAATCCGATGGTGCGTGCCCTGCTGTGGCACTTCTTCGACCGCTCGTCGTTGGAAACGCTGCGCGAGGCCCCATACGCGATGTCGGACTACGACGCGATGGCGACCACGCAGCGCGACGCCGTGTTCAACATGCTGGCCGAGTACGAAGCGAACCTCGCCGCCAGCGCTGAAGCGACGCCTGCCGCGACCGAAGCCGCTGCGTCCGCCGGAACGGAAGAACCCGCCGCGACGGAAGCCGCTCCGGTCCTGACCGAGGCCGCGCCGGCTGCCACGGAAGCGCCCGCGATGGACGCGACGGTCGAGGCGACCGA
- a CDS encoding class I SAM-dependent methyltransferase yields the protein MTSQPEPSRSRGPLAALWWRLVRVGFRLLYNELAFTYDAVSWVVSLGQWRAWQRVALRHLDAPPGATILDLAHGPGNFHLDLRAAGYRAVGLDLSRSMGRIAGRKLRRHHLVPVLARGRAQALPFPDAVFPAVISTFPTELIIDPATLREVYRVLRPGGRLIVVFSGTLTQGGAAKDALELAYRATGQRGPWPVDVEERLRAAGLEGQIAFEALPHSVVHLFTANKP from the coding sequence ATGACGTCACAACCGGAACCCTCCCGCTCGCGCGGGCCGCTGGCCGCACTGTGGTGGCGGCTGGTAAGAGTCGGCTTCCGGCTGCTTTACAACGAGCTGGCTTTCACCTACGACGCCGTGTCATGGGTCGTCAGCCTGGGCCAGTGGCGCGCGTGGCAGCGCGTTGCGCTGCGCCACCTGGACGCCCCACCCGGCGCGACGATCCTCGATCTGGCGCACGGCCCCGGCAACTTTCACCTGGATCTGCGCGCGGCGGGCTATCGCGCGGTCGGGCTGGACCTCAGCCGCTCGATGGGGCGCATCGCCGGGCGCAAGCTGCGCCGCCACCATCTCGTCCCGGTCCTGGCGCGCGGACGGGCGCAGGCGCTGCCCTTCCCCGACGCCGTGTTCCCCGCCGTGATCAGCACCTTCCCCACCGAGCTCATCATCGATCCGGCCACGCTGCGCGAGGTGTACCGCGTGCTGCGCCCCGGCGGGCGGCTGATCGTGGTCTTCAGCGGCACGCTGACGCAGGGCGGCGCGGCCAAAGACGCGCTCGAACTGGCCTACCGCGCCACGGGGCAGCGCGGCCCCTGGCCGGTGGATGTCGAGGAGCGGCTGCGCGCGGCGGGGTTGGAAGGTCAAATTGCGTTCGAGGCGCTGCCGCACAGCGTGGTACACTTATTCACAGCCAACAAGCCCTGA
- a CDS encoding discoidin domain-containing protein — MSRKTAPLFISIALIAAIALIAAPGSRLMAQDGTPESDDAIALHPISEIVDGDLNITDFANDGTARLPLTTSVPVACTLVYGTTPAFGSLTLDQDMAGGSHSDHNPLLSGLEPETTYYFRVQGVDNAGNIYVSDVMTFTTPPQDDTPTTNLASPGLGAQITGYSSAYGDAAPDETWGAASAFDDSPNTAWSSDGDGNDAWIEVELAQRSHVTRLAFWSRIMNDGTSQVFEFTVTADGKETYGPYTLPDADAGHAFEVDFEATTLRFDLIDTSGGNTGAVEIGVYGDPVE, encoded by the coding sequence ATGTCCCGCAAAACCGCACCGCTCTTTATCAGCATCGCCTTGATTGCCGCGATCGCCCTGATCGCCGCGCCGGGATCGCGCCTGATGGCGCAGGACGGCACGCCCGAATCGGACGACGCGATCGCGTTGCACCCCATCAGCGAAATCGTGGACGGCGACCTGAACATTACGGACTTCGCCAACGACGGCACGGCTCGCCTGCCGCTGACCACGAGCGTGCCGGTTGCCTGCACGTTGGTCTACGGCACGACGCCCGCCTTCGGATCGCTGACGCTCGATCAGGATATGGCGGGCGGATCGCACAGCGATCACAATCCGCTGCTTTCGGGGCTGGAGCCGGAAACGACCTACTACTTCCGCGTGCAGGGCGTGGACAACGCGGGCAACATTTACGTCTCGGACGTGATGACGTTCACCACCCCGCCCCAGGACGATACGCCGACCACCAACCTCGCTTCGCCGGGGCTGGGCGCGCAGATCACCGGCTACAGCAGCGCCTACGGTGACGCTGCACCGGACGAGACGTGGGGCGCGGCCAGCGCGTTCGACGACAGCCCGAACACGGCATGGTCCAGTGACGGCGACGGAAACGACGCGTGGATCGAGGTCGAGCTGGCGCAGCGCTCGCACGTCACGCGGCTGGCGTTCTGGTCGCGCATTATGAACGACGGCACATCGCAGGTGTTCGAGTTCACCGTCACCGCCGACGGCAAGGAGACGTACGGGCCGTACACCCTGCCGGACGCGGACGCCGGGCACGCGTTCGAGGTGGACTTCGAGGCGACGACACTGCGTTTCGACCTGATCGACACCAGCGGCGGCAACACGGGCGCGGTCGAGATCGGCGTTTACGGCGATCCGGTGGAATAA
- a CDS encoding DUF1385 domain-containing protein, with the protein MAEQKPLQFSYGGQAVIEGVMMRGRYIAAVAARKPNRKQISVEPAGAALGPCAATVAGKAVLVDGVRLAGPYSGKIETTEVQGGIEVKEIPLNATLYRGRIARMPFVRGLVTLWDSLGLGTRALLWSSDVALSEEEDVEFSMESAAGMGLVIVSLSMGIGLFFVLPAALSAGVREVSGMDSRLFADAVEGVIKLSLLVGYIWAIGQMKDVKRLFGYHGAEHKTINAYEAGAELTPETVSTYPIEHPRCGTAFLLTLVVLSVLIHMLTGRPSNIFLLLLSRIGLIFPIAGIAYEFIRFTAKHLDNPIIRLITRPNLALQHLTTREPDLTMCEVGIAAFEHVLAAERAAQPVPVHAAAPVAATDMPVAAAD; encoded by the coding sequence ATGGCAGAGCAGAAGCCGTTACAGTTTTCGTATGGCGGGCAGGCCGTCATCGAGGGCGTGATGATGCGCGGGCGCTATATCGCCGCGGTTGCCGCCCGCAAGCCCAATCGTAAGCAGATCTCGGTCGAACCGGCGGGCGCGGCGCTTGGCCCCTGCGCGGCGACCGTTGCCGGGAAGGCCGTGCTGGTGGACGGCGTGCGCCTCGCTGGCCCGTACAGCGGCAAGATTGAAACGACCGAAGTGCAGGGCGGCATCGAAGTCAAAGAGATTCCGCTCAACGCCACGCTCTACCGGGGCCGCATCGCGCGCATGCCGTTCGTGCGCGGGCTGGTGACCCTGTGGGACTCACTCGGCCTGGGCACGCGCGCGCTGCTCTGGTCGTCGGACGTGGCGCTGTCGGAAGAAGAAGACGTCGAGTTCTCGATGGAGAGCGCCGCCGGGATGGGCCTCGTGATCGTCTCACTCAGCATGGGCATCGGCCTGTTCTTCGTGCTGCCCGCGGCGCTGTCGGCGGGCGTGCGCGAAGTGTCCGGCATGGACAGCCGCCTGTTCGCCGACGCGGTCGAGGGCGTGATCAAGCTCTCGCTGCTGGTTGGTTACATCTGGGCCATCGGGCAGATGAAGGACGTCAAGCGCCTGTTCGGCTATCACGGCGCGGAACACAAGACCATCAACGCCTACGAAGCCGGGGCGGAGCTGACGCCGGAGACGGTATCGACGTACCCGATCGAGCACCCGCGCTGCGGCACGGCCTTCCTGCTGACGCTGGTCGTGCTCTCCGTGCTGATCCACATGCTCACCGGGCGCCCCAGCAATATCTTCCTGCTGCTGCTCTCGCGCATTGGGTTGATCTTCCCCATCGCGGGCATTGCCTACGAGTTCATCCGCTTCACGGCCAAGCACCTGGATAACCCGATCATACGCCTGATCACGAGGCCGAATCTGGCCTTGCAGCACCTGACCACGCGCGAGCCGGACCTGACCATGTGCGAGGTTGGCATCGCCGCATTTGAGCACGTCCTGGCCGCCGAGCGCGCGGCGCAGCCGGTTCCTGTGCATGCAGCGGCTCCTGTCGCCGCGACGGATATGCCGGTTGCCGCTGCGGATTGA
- a CDS encoding MFS transporter encodes MSISPSAVFTRDRFTWLAYLMLAFFSYLQAIVGPLMPFLRDELHLNYSEGALHSSALAIGMIMSGFLADGAVRRWGRWRVFWGGGAGMALGALILAIGMHPAITIAGAWMMGFVGTFLITCIQSGLADRHGPLRTIALTESNVGASIGAGLAPLLVGGLQRIGIGWRSALYTAVLVWAVAYLVWRRDPMPLPAEETAAPVKRSRRGTLPRLFWIYWATLVIGVAIEWSFVVWGADYMTSVGGLRRADASMLMSLYFLAMVTGRFGASRLSRRIEPNRLLRIAIGITLAGFLGFWIAPANVVMVAGLFVAGLGVCNLFPLLMSLAVGVGADHSDEASGRVMAGAGVAIFGGPQILGAVADEAGIQAAYGIVGVLLLAVMGMTTYANRAAQQK; translated from the coding sequence ATGTCCATTTCACCCAGCGCGGTGTTCACCCGCGACCGTTTCACATGGCTTGCCTACTTAATGCTCGCATTTTTTTCGTACCTGCAGGCGATCGTCGGCCCGCTGATGCCCTTCCTGCGTGACGAGCTGCATCTCAACTATTCCGAAGGGGCGCTGCATTCGAGCGCGCTGGCGATCGGCATGATCATGTCGGGCTTTCTGGCCGATGGCGCTGTGCGCCGTTGGGGACGCTGGCGGGTCTTCTGGGGTGGCGGCGCGGGCATGGCGCTCGGCGCGCTGATCCTGGCGATCGGTATGCACCCGGCCATTACCATCGCCGGGGCGTGGATGATGGGCTTCGTCGGCACGTTCCTGATCACGTGCATCCAGTCCGGGCTGGCGGACCGGCACGGCCCGCTGCGTACCATCGCGCTGACCGAGTCGAACGTCGGCGCGAGCATCGGCGCGGGCCTCGCGCCGCTGCTGGTCGGCGGCTTGCAGCGTATTGGGATCGGGTGGCGCAGCGCGCTCTATACGGCGGTGTTGGTGTGGGCGGTCGCCTATCTCGTCTGGCGGCGCGATCCGATGCCTTTGCCCGCCGAAGAGACGGCGGCGCCGGTCAAGCGGTCGCGGCGGGGCACGCTGCCGCGCCTGTTCTGGATCTACTGGGCGACGCTGGTGATCGGCGTGGCGATCGAATGGTCATTCGTGGTGTGGGGCGCAGATTACATGACCTCCGTGGGCGGGCTGCGCCGTGCGGACGCGTCGATGCTGATGTCGCTGTACTTCCTGGCGATGGTGACCGGGCGCTTCGGAGCCAGCCGCCTGTCGCGCCGGATCGAGCCGAACCGCCTGCTGCGGATTGCCATCGGCATCACGCTAGCGGGCTTCCTGGGATTCTGGATCGCGCCCGCCAATGTGGTGATGGTCGCCGGGCTGTTTGTAGCTGGGCTGGGCGTGTGCAATCTGTTCCCGCTGCTGATGTCTCTGGCCGTCGGCGTCGGTGCGGATCACTCCGACGAGGCCAGCGGGCGCGTAATGGCGGGCGCGGGTGTGGCGATCTTCGGCGGTCCGCAGATCCTGGGCGCGGTCGCGGACGAGGCCGGAATCCAGGCGGCGTATGGCATCGTCGGTGTGCTGCTGCTGGCGGTCATGGGCATGACCACCTACGCTAATCGCGCCGCGCAGCAAAAGTAA
- a CDS encoding GNAT family N-acetyltransferase: MPLRAFKLPDDVSLLVDLIPQAFHYPDNEAWSIQPDELEGMTDALRGVRRVWPLLRVAGWFSPALRDVLRGFVWEEDGQVVGLSNVMRQGTTDHWYIANVAVLPAYRRRGIARGLVEACMDYARDRGAAVITLDVVAGNTPAYALYERLGFSHFATKAELVHEGDRVPEPVGLPDGYTLEPSSTFEWEPRFDLMQRITPPDVAVYQPVEQGRFRQPGPARLLMPVMRAATGTQSQEVILRGPDGGVVASAGFGARTRSGGRHNLRIALDPAHPALAPYLVRHTLGELLGLGPGHRVELSVPHWQPALVIAAEDAGFARPADHQTMGLRILTHS, translated from the coding sequence ATGCCGCTGCGTGCATTCAAACTGCCGGACGACGTCTCGCTGCTGGTCGATCTGATTCCGCAGGCGTTCCATTATCCCGATAACGAGGCGTGGAGCATTCAGCCCGACGAGCTGGAGGGGATGACGGACGCCTTGCGCGGCGTCCGCCGCGTCTGGCCGCTGCTGCGCGTGGCCGGGTGGTTCTCGCCTGCGCTGCGGGACGTGCTGCGTGGCTTCGTCTGGGAGGAAGACGGGCAGGTCGTTGGCCTGTCGAACGTGATGCGGCAGGGCACCACCGACCACTGGTACATCGCCAACGTGGCCGTGCTGCCTGCGTACCGGCGGCGGGGCATCGCGCGGGGGCTGGTCGAGGCCTGCATGGACTACGCCCGCGATCGCGGCGCGGCGGTGATCACGCTCGACGTGGTGGCGGGCAATACCCCGGCCTACGCGCTGTACGAGCGGCTCGGCTTCTCGCACTTCGCTACCAAAGCGGAGCTGGTCCACGAGGGCGACCGTGTACCGGAGCCGGTCGGGCTGCCGGACGGCTACACGCTCGAACCCTCGTCCACCTTCGAATGGGAGCCGCGCTTCGACCTGATGCAGCGCATCACCCCGCCAGATGTCGCGGTCTACCAGCCGGTGGAGCAGGGCCGCTTTCGCCAGCCGGGTCCGGCACGCCTGCTGATGCCGGTCATGCGCGCGGCGACCGGTACGCAAAGCCAGGAAGTCATTCTGCGCGGGCCGGACGGCGGCGTGGTCGCCAGCGCCGGGTTTGGCGCGCGCACACGCAGCGGAGGCCGCCATAACCTGCGCATCGCGCTCGATCCGGCGCATCCCGCGCTCGCGCCGTACCTGGTGCGGCACACTCTGGGCGAGCTGCTGGGGCTCGGCCCCGGTCACCGCGTCGAATTGAGCGTTCCACACTGGCAGCCCGCCTTGGTGATTGCGGCGGAGGACGCCGGGTTTGCCCGGCCCGCCGATCACCAGACGATGGGACTTCGTATCCTGACTCATTCCTGA
- a CDS encoding LysM peptidoglycan-binding domain-containing protein, which produces MLKRPFWLVAAALMVASLACSLSSGDDDRAAIDTATPAPTAISALPSPTPANTAAPTQAPAATAAPIQTSAPNCTVRNDWPTLVVTSGDTLSGIALATGSTVQQLRSANCLSNANAIEVGQTLHVPALPPPSPVPTPAQLCANRWFFTFAQGKWDLLGTCPDPVIQVDAVGQDFEGGRAYWYAAPPGSSDPRGTVWIIYNDGYWETYPDTWQSGEMESDPGITPPAGRYQPVQRIGKVWRDNPDVRATLGWAYSPQQAFAGRMQQPSGSDAAWGDQTRYWYIDHGAWGLVLRLYSVDMGPNVWEVAGEY; this is translated from the coding sequence ATGCTGAAACGCCCATTCTGGCTGGTCGCCGCCGCGTTGATGGTGGCGAGCCTCGCCTGTTCGCTCTCGTCAGGGGACGACGACCGCGCGGCGATTGACACGGCCACGCCCGCGCCGACTGCCATATCCGCCCTGCCTTCGCCCACGCCCGCCAATACGGCTGCGCCGACCCAGGCTCCGGCGGCGACGGCGGCCCCGATCCAGACCAGCGCGCCCAACTGCACCGTGCGCAATGACTGGCCGACCCTAGTGGTGACCAGCGGCGACACCCTGAGCGGGATCGCGCTGGCGACGGGCAGCACCGTGCAGCAGTTGAGGAGCGCCAACTGCCTGAGCAATGCCAACGCGATTGAGGTCGGGCAGACGCTGCACGTGCCCGCGCTGCCGCCGCCCAGCCCCGTCCCAACGCCCGCACAACTCTGCGCAAACCGGTGGTTCTTCACCTTCGCGCAGGGGAAATGGGATCTGCTAGGGACCTGTCCCGATCCGGTGATCCAGGTGGATGCTGTCGGGCAGGACTTCGAAGGCGGGCGCGCCTACTGGTACGCCGCGCCGCCGGGTAGCAGCGATCCGCGCGGCACGGTGTGGATCATCTATAACGACGGCTATTGGGAAACTTACCCGGACACGTGGCAGTCCGGCGAGATGGAATCCGACCCCGGCATCACGCCGCCCGCCGGGCGCTACCAGCCCGTGCAGCGGATCGGCAAGGTGTGGCGCGACAACCCCGACGTACGCGCCACGCTCGGCTGGGCGTACAGCCCGCAGCAGGCGTTCGCCGGGCGCATGCAGCAGCCGAGCGGCAGCGACGCGGCCTGGGGCGACCAGACCCGCTACTGGTACATCGACCACGGCGCGTGGGGCCTCGTACTGCGGCTGTACTCGGTGGATATGGGGCCGAACGTGTGGGAAGTCGCCGGGGAATATTAG
- a CDS encoding glycosyltransferase family 39 protein, which produces MGRRTPGGALLLLLACFYALFLGGSFYTSDGDVMFHTTESLVRRGTLAVQPDPALPQIVAGQNGRWYGKYDPGLPLIAAPFFALGDALADINHAHRTALAALVVLLAPVLAAAGAAAITGVLAGDLFGARRGIGIALIAGIASPLWPYARTLFPEAILACALAGAVALAVHAARRGDPRVRDWIAVGAVFGVGMLVRAAFATYALPLAILVLSARAVPDIRAAIRRLAALGIGVLPFALGLLAHNALRFGDPFRFGYPGEGFTTPPWEGIAGLLFSPGKSVFLYAPPLILAAILWPRFRRAQPALGGFLAAAWIVALAFYGSWWAWGGGWCWGPRFLVPLIPLGLLPLGMLPAARGWRIAAAALVALGIAAQIVSTRVDVTLYYAVGEAAGVNSNHAWVAPGDAPLVWAADELAAGQTEPLALFHLGDLGLPPTWSVGVPLLCAAGIALGAWRIRMAIRSG; this is translated from the coding sequence ATGGGACGTCGAACGCCGGGGGGCGCGCTCTTGCTGCTGCTGGCCTGTTTCTACGCGCTGTTCCTGGGCGGCAGCTTTTACACCAGTGACGGCGACGTGATGTTCCACACGACGGAATCCCTCGTGCGGCGCGGCACGCTCGCCGTCCAGCCGGACCCGGCCCTGCCGCAGATCGTCGCCGGGCAAAACGGGCGCTGGTATGGCAAGTACGATCCCGGCCTGCCGCTGATCGCCGCGCCGTTTTTTGCGCTGGGCGATGCGCTGGCGGACATCAACCACGCGCACCGGACCGCGCTGGCGGCGCTGGTCGTGCTGCTGGCTCCCGTGCTGGCGGCGGCGGGTGCGGCAGCGATCACGGGCGTGCTGGCAGGGGACCTGTTCGGCGCGCGTCGCGGTATAGGAATCGCGCTGATCGCCGGGATCGCGTCTCCGCTGTGGCCCTATGCGCGCACCCTGTTCCCGGAGGCGATCCTGGCCTGCGCGCTGGCCGGGGCGGTGGCGCTGGCCGTGCACGCGGCCCGGCGCGGCGATCCGCGCGTGCGGGACTGGATCGCGGTCGGTGCAGTGTTTGGCGTCGGCATGCTGGTGCGCGCCGCATTTGCCACCTACGCACTGCCGCTGGCGATCCTGGTTCTCTCCGCGCGCGCTGTACCCGATATACGCGCCGCGATCCGGCGGCTCGCCGCGCTGGGGATCGGCGTGCTGCCGTTCGCGCTGGGGCTGCTGGCTCACAACGCGCTGCGCTTCGGCGATCCATTCCGCTTCGGTTACCCCGGCGAGGGCTTCACCACGCCGCCCTGGGAAGGCATCGCCGGTCTGCTGTTCAGCCCCGGCAAAAGTGTCTTCCTCTACGCGCCGCCGCTGATCCTGGCCGCGATCCTCTGGCCGCGCTTCCGGCGCGCGCAGCCCGCGCTCGGCGGGTTCCTGGCCGCCGCCTGGATCGTGGCGCTGGCATTTTATGGATCGTGGTGGGCTTGGGGCGGCGGCTGGTGTTGGGGGCCGCGCTTCCTGGTGCCGCTGATCCCGCTCGGTCTGCTGCCGCTGGGGATGCTGCCCGCCGCGCGAGGCTGGCGGATCGCGGCGGCAGCGCTGGTCGCGCTCGGCATCGCGGCGCAGATCGTCAGCACGCGGGTGGACGTGACACTGTATTATGCGGTGGGAGAAGCCGCTGGCGTGAACTCCAACCATGCGTGGGTCGCACCCGGCGATGCGCCTCTGGTCTGGGCAGCGGACGAGCTGGCAGCGGGACAGACGGAACCGCTCGCGCTGTTCCACCTGGGCGACCTGGGCCTGCCGCCGACGTGGAGCGTGGGCGTGCCGCTGCTGTGTGCGGCGGGCATCGCGCTCGGCGCGTGGCGGATCAGGATGGCGATCAGGTCAGGGTGA